One part of the Natator depressus isolate rNatDep1 chromosome 28, rNatDep2.hap1, whole genome shotgun sequence genome encodes these proteins:
- the TMEM88 gene encoding transmembrane protein 88 — MSGSPAASGRQDPGGAERSSPVPPPPYGAGGPGPGPGPPLELRGALDCLACAVLLSAHNLLAAALCALLCALLCAAALLPAGTALGLGFLCHSKFLHARVAPCEAHLHDAGATALLVLGFTLLLPLLVLGLAAFVRLARHLQLGFCLLPYSLAVYRNLPAGHYHQAAWCCPRARPPAPGDKVWV, encoded by the exons ATGTCCGGCTCCCCGGCGGCGAGCGGGCGGCAGGATCCTGGCGGGGCGGAGCGGAGCAGCCCGGTGCCGCCGCCCCCGTACGGCGCggggggcccgggcccgggcccggggcCGCCCCTGGAGCTGCGCGGGGCGCTGGACTGTCTGGCCTGCGCCGTCCTGCTGAGCGCGCACAACCTGCTGGCCGCGGCGCTCTGCGCCCTGCTCTGCGCGCTGCTCTGCGCGGCCGCGCTGCTGCCCGCGGGCACCGCGCTGGGGCTCGGTTTCCTCTGCCACTCCAAG ttCCTGCACGCCCGCGTGGCCCCGTGCGAGGCCCATCTTCACGACGCCGGTGCCACGGCCCTGCTGGTGCTCGGCTTCACCCTGCTGCTGCCGCTCCTGGTGCTGGGCCTGGCGGCCTTCGTCCGGCTGGCACGGCACCTGCAGCTGGGCTTCTGCCTCCTGCCCTACAGCCTGGCCGTCTACCGCAACCTGCCCGCCGGGCACTACCACCAGGCCGCCTGGTGCTGCCCccgcgcccgcccgcccgccccgggGGACAAGGTCTGGGTGTGA